Proteins encoded within one genomic window of Formosa agariphila KMM 3901:
- the coaE gene encoding dephospho-CoA kinase (Dephospho-CoA kinase (CoaE) performs the final step in coenzyme A biosynthesis.) yields MIIVGVTGGIGSGKSTVAKTFHSMFGIPMYISDDEAKLLMVNSVEIKSELIDLFGEEAYLDGALNKPYISHAIFNNKALLEQMNAIVHPRVAAHFKSWVDKQTSAYILKEAAILFESGADRMCDYIITVTLDKATKIERLLKRDKTSVEKIESIMKQQWSDDERIAKSDYVIVNDTMAHMEQQVKEIHREILKKNK; encoded by the coding sequence GCTAAAACGTTTCATAGCATGTTTGGAATTCCAATGTACATTTCAGACGATGAAGCAAAATTATTAATGGTAAATTCTGTAGAAATTAAATCGGAGTTAATCGATTTGTTCGGAGAAGAAGCGTATTTAGATGGCGCTTTAAATAAGCCTTATATTTCTCATGCTATTTTTAACAACAAAGCGCTATTAGAGCAAATGAATGCAATTGTTCATCCTCGTGTTGCAGCACATTTTAAATCTTGGGTGGATAAACAAACTTCTGCATACATTTTAAAAGAAGCAGCGATCCTCTTTGAAAGTGGAGCAGATAGAATGTGCGATTATATAATTACGGTTACTCTAGATAAAGCAACGAAGATAGAACGGCTTTTAAAACGCGATAAAACGTCTGTTGAAAAAATAGAATCGATTATGAAACAACAGTGGTCGGACGACGAGCGTATTGCTAAATCCGACTATGTTATTGTAAATGATACTATGGCGCATATGGAACAACAAGTGAAAGAAATTCACCGAGAAATACTTAAAAAAAACAAATAA
- a CDS encoding sensor histidine kinase: MSKKLFMLLVVLMSLSLIGIIFVQARYISDSVKNEEEQFTFNVKKALSFVSKDIEQRELNTYFRKFQRLVDQKKDADTIAITQLLFNQQNESTDETLIYRSGILEENYKLSSSIFDIGLDSINIKRIISKSETKVYSNKSVIENNVNVNPVLSISKIGRFNEAEKQSFEEAFKVLTSRTPIYKRVKKEEITRLLTKKLHEDNIDIDYEFAIYSNDLATKVQSEGFELKDDKTFSVPIFQNENSQNNFRLLVNFPERNKFIMSSILGMTLLSFIFTSIIIIAYISALFQLLKQRKISEIKNDFINNMTHEFKTPIATINLALDAIKNPKIIDDKDKVMRYLNMIKEENKRMHAHVENVLRISKLEKNELNISKDSVDLHDLVEDAITHIELIVEDRQGFIHLHLDADKSTVLASETHFTNVIVNMLDNAIKYSPEAPKIDVYTETVGNSILLKIKDQGSGMSKAAQKRVFEKFYREHTGNIHNVKGHGLGLAYVKRIVDDHQGHISVESEKGKGSTFIVKLPLIS, from the coding sequence ATGAGCAAGAAGTTATTTATGTTGCTAGTAGTATTAATGAGCTTATCGTTGATAGGTATCATTTTTGTTCAAGCACGTTATATTAGCGATTCGGTAAAAAATGAAGAGGAGCAATTTACTTTTAATGTAAAAAAGGCCTTAAGTTTTGTTTCTAAAGATATAGAACAACGCGAATTAAATACATATTTTAGAAAGTTTCAACGTCTAGTTGATCAAAAAAAAGATGCAGATACCATTGCAATCACGCAACTTTTATTTAATCAGCAAAATGAAAGTACAGACGAAACTCTAATTTATAGAAGTGGAATTTTAGAAGAGAATTATAAGTTGTCTTCTTCGATCTTTGACATAGGTTTAGATAGTATAAATATAAAACGTATTATTAGTAAGTCTGAAACGAAGGTTTACAGTAACAAAAGTGTTATTGAAAATAACGTTAATGTAAATCCTGTTTTAAGTATTTCAAAAATCGGACGATTTAATGAAGCTGAAAAACAAAGTTTTGAGGAAGCTTTTAAAGTATTAACAAGTAGAACACCTATTTATAAACGTGTTAAGAAAGAAGAAATTACACGCTTGTTAACTAAAAAGCTTCACGAAGATAATATTGATATAGATTACGAGTTTGCCATTTATAGTAACGATTTAGCAACTAAAGTGCAAAGTGAAGGTTTTGAGTTGAAAGACGATAAAACGTTTAGTGTGCCCATTTTTCAGAACGAAAACAGCCAAAATAATTTTAGATTATTGGTGAATTTTCCAGAGCGAAATAAGTTTATCATGTCGTCTATATTAGGCATGACATTATTGTCGTTTATCTTTACTTCAATAATTATTATTGCTTACATCAGTGCTTTATTTCAGTTGTTAAAACAACGTAAGATTTCAGAAATAAAGAATGATTTTATTAATAATATGACGCATGAGTTTAAAACACCTATAGCAACAATAAATTTAGCTTTGGATGCTATAAAAAATCCGAAGATTATTGATGATAAAGACAAAGTAATGCGTTATCTTAATATGATAAAAGAAGAAAACAAACGTATGCATGCACACGTTGAAAACGTATTAAGAATATCTAAACTAGAAAAAAATGAACTAAATATTAGTAAGGATAGTGTAGACTTGCACGACTTAGTAGAAGATGCTATTACCCATATTGAGTTAATAGTAGAAGACAGACAAGGTTTTATTCATTTGCACTTAGATGCAGATAAATCTACAGTTTTGGCAAGCGAAACACATTTTACAAATGTTATAGTTAACATGTTAGATAATGCCATAAAATATTCTCCTGAAGCACCAAAAATAGATGTGTATACGGAAACGGTAGGGAATAGTATTTTATTAAAAATAAAAGACCAAGGTAGCGGAATGAGTAAAGCCGCACAAAAAAGAGTTTTTGAAAAGTTTTATAGAGAGCACACAGGAAACATACATAATGTAAAAGGTCACGGTCTTGGTCTTGCATATGTAAAACGAATAGTAGATGATCATCAAGGTCATATTTCGGTGGAAAGTGAGAAAGGAAAAGGAAGTACATTCATTGTAAAACTTCCATTAATATCATAA